A part of Denitratisoma oestradiolicum genomic DNA contains:
- a CDS encoding SDR family NAD(P)-dependent oxidoreductase gives MSTSSRFAHKIVIVTGAASGIGRATLIRLVAEGAVALAVDLNEAGLQESVALAQATATHGGRAAHAVASIADEAAVKKTVADFVAREGGLDVLVNMAGFLRATHTQETTFEHFMNVVQVNLGGTFLFCREAMPHLIQRKGNIVNAASTSSYFGHPYMAAYAASKGGVAAMTHTLAWEFLKTGVRVNAVAPGGISTPLTQAMATGFPEGVDYSLITHLSPLNGFGQPENVAGVIAMLASADGAHINGEVIRIDGGVHS, from the coding sequence ATGAGCACCTCTTCCCGTTTTGCCCACAAGATTGTCATCGTCACCGGCGCCGCCTCCGGCATCGGCCGCGCCACCCTGATCCGCCTGGTCGCCGAAGGCGCCGTCGCCCTGGCCGTGGACCTCAACGAAGCCGGCCTTCAGGAGTCCGTCGCCCTGGCCCAGGCCACCGCCACCCACGGCGGCCGGGCTGCCCATGCCGTGGCCTCCATCGCCGATGAAGCCGCCGTGAAGAAGACCGTCGCCGATTTCGTCGCCAGGGAAGGCGGTCTCGACGTGCTGGTGAACATGGCCGGCTTCCTGCGCGCCACCCACACCCAGGAAACCACCTTCGAACACTTCATGAACGTGGTCCAGGTCAACCTGGGGGGCACCTTCCTCTTCTGCCGCGAAGCCATGCCCCATCTGATCCAGCGCAAAGGCAACATCGTCAATGCCGCCTCCACCTCTTCCTACTTCGGTCATCCCTACATGGCCGCCTACGCCGCCAGCAAGGGCGGCGTGGCCGCCATGACCCATACCCTGGCCTGGGAATTCCTCAAGACCGGCGTGCGGGTCAATGCCGTGGCCCCCGGCGGCATCAGCACCCCGCTGACCCAGGCCATGGCCACCGGCTTTCCCGAGGGCGTGGACTACAGCCTGATCACCCACCTCTCCCCGCTCAACGGCTTCGGTCAGCCCGAGAACGTGGCCGGCGTCATCGCCATGCTGGCCTCTGCCGACGGCGCCCACATCAACGGCGAAGTGATCCGCATCGATGGCGGTGTGCATAGCTGA
- a CDS encoding methyl-accepting chemotaxis protein → MKKNLPATGQEKIFPADYSLVSRTDTKGIITFANDCFVDVCGFSRQELLGSSHNIVRHPDVPPVIFETMWNTIEHGFPWHGVVKNRCKNGDHYWVDAKVVPVKKNGAITGYMSVRSAPTREAIAQAEQAYKDAEHATASVSDLTGTGWKRMFSIKNGVSIGMIFVTLLMIAGGILGITGLKLSNSAMESLYREDMIPVQTIGRINFLMADNRAQVALSLHHNPATHGGENLGHGVDSHIATLTKNKEEIDALWAGYARGIRSGTERQLSDTYWQARNRYVQEGLLQARAALVAGEYPQAERLLLDNVNPLYDAANQQVGILLQHLSDRAQANYQQVAARNQKIALVAVVGIALGALVMLLSGLYFFQVTVLPLQTAVASLEKIADGNLSDTVEASPYGEPGRVLAAVTVMQMHLQVMMNEIRQSSDSIREQCGKLNGTMMNLAEHSEEQHDRVYQTLDAILDSCTGLGALADQVEELAQAIRQEAPGAASAEDDGTASEPGLLARADDVAGAARVQAFTVEDVASQLRQVAALIVQNREEVQAAWAASQHLEKTAQELDRLVKYFD, encoded by the coding sequence ATGAAAAAGAATCTTCCCGCCACGGGGCAGGAAAAAATCTTTCCCGCCGACTACAGCCTGGTGTCGCGCACCGATACCAAGGGCATCATCACCTTCGCCAACGACTGCTTCGTCGACGTTTGCGGGTTCTCGCGCCAGGAACTGCTGGGTAGCAGTCATAACATCGTGCGTCATCCCGACGTTCCACCGGTGATCTTCGAGACCATGTGGAACACCATCGAGCATGGTTTTCCCTGGCACGGGGTGGTCAAGAACCGCTGCAAGAACGGCGACCATTACTGGGTGGATGCCAAGGTGGTGCCGGTCAAGAAGAACGGTGCAATCACCGGCTACATGTCGGTGCGCTCGGCGCCGACACGGGAGGCCATCGCCCAGGCCGAACAGGCCTACAAGGACGCGGAACACGCCACGGCTTCGGTCAGCGACCTGACCGGCACCGGCTGGAAGCGCATGTTCTCCATCAAGAACGGGGTATCGATCGGCATGATCTTCGTCACCCTGCTGATGATCGCCGGCGGCATCCTGGGCATTACCGGCCTCAAGCTGTCCAATTCGGCGATGGAGTCCCTCTACCGGGAGGACATGATTCCAGTGCAGACCATCGGCCGCATCAACTTCCTGATGGCGGACAACCGGGCCCAGGTGGCCCTGTCCCTGCACCACAACCCGGCCACCCATGGCGGCGAGAATCTTGGTCATGGCGTGGACAGTCACATCGCCACCCTGACGAAGAACAAGGAGGAAATCGACGCCCTCTGGGCCGGCTATGCCCGGGGTATCCGCAGCGGCACCGAACGGCAGCTCTCTGATACTTACTGGCAAGCCCGCAACCGTTATGTGCAGGAGGGTCTGCTGCAGGCCAGGGCGGCCCTGGTGGCGGGGGAGTATCCCCAGGCCGAACGGCTATTGCTCGATAACGTGAATCCGCTTTACGACGCCGCCAACCAGCAGGTCGGCATCCTGCTCCAGCACCTATCCGACCGGGCCCAGGCCAACTACCAGCAAGTCGCCGCCCGCAACCAGAAAATCGCCCTGGTGGCAGTGGTCGGGATCGCGCTGGGAGCCCTGGTGATGCTGCTGTCCGGACTGTATTTCTTCCAGGTCACGGTGCTGCCCCTTCAGACGGCAGTGGCCTCCCTGGAGAAGATCGCCGACGGCAATCTTTCCGATACCGTCGAGGCCTCGCCCTATGGCGAGCCGGGCCGGGTGTTGGCTGCGGTTACTGTGATGCAGATGCATCTCCAGGTCATGATGAACGAGATCCGTCAGTCCTCCGATTCGATCCGGGAACAGTGCGGCAAACTCAATGGCACCATGATGAATCTGGCGGAGCATTCCGAGGAACAGCACGATCGCGTCTATCAGACCCTGGATGCCATCCTCGATTCCTGCACCGGCCTGGGGGCACTGGCGGATCAGGTGGAGGAGCTGGCCCAGGCCATCCGCCAGGAGGCGCCGGGGGCTGCTTCGGCGGAGGATGACGGAACAGCGTCGGAGCCCGGCCTGCTCGCCCGGGCCGACGACGTGGCCGGCGCGGCCAGGGTCCAGGCCTTCACGGTGGAAGACGTAGCCTCCCAGCTCCGGCAGGTGGCCGCACTGATCGTTCAAAACCGCGAGGAGGTCCAGGCCGCCTGGGCTGCTTCCCAGCACCTGGAGAAAACCGCCCAGGAACTGGACCGGCTGGTGAAGTACTTCGACTGA
- a CDS encoding HD-GYP domain-containing protein, with amino-acid sequence MPVMKKLVAADIVLGEPLPFSIFDERGNLLLRKGIAIAMPDQVDRLVTRGALIEDTRPEAGLAGAGRPQRSSPMPAAAPTEPVFERIAGLALNLKHIVATALRTPEQIDLPARIGKIARTIQELCRADLDSMLAAPYLDYQNPYIIVHQLMGAVLTEVVAERKGVDVEQRVSMICGALTRDWGQLSLQGELDSLTGPLSDGLKQRVRAHPTRGIEMLEQAGVTDACWLESIRAHHERLDGSGYPNQLKGDQIPLGGRVLAIADVFSAMGKPRPYRNRVLGPQNALREIYLKVGSEMDE; translated from the coding sequence AATCTGCTGCTGCGCAAGGGGATTGCCATTGCCATGCCCGACCAGGTGGATCGCCTGGTGACCCGGGGCGCCCTGATCGAGGATACCCGGCCCGAGGCGGGTTTGGCCGGCGCTGGCCGTCCTCAGCGTTCCTCGCCCATGCCTGCGGCAGCCCCGACAGAACCCGTCTTCGAGCGCATTGCCGGCCTGGCCCTGAACCTGAAGCATATTGTGGCGACCGCCTTGCGGACGCCGGAGCAGATCGATTTGCCGGCACGGATCGGCAAAATTGCCCGCACCATCCAGGAGCTTTGTCGGGCGGATCTGGACAGTATGCTGGCGGCCCCCTATCTGGACTACCAGAATCCCTACATCATCGTGCATCAGCTCATGGGGGCGGTGTTGACCGAGGTCGTCGCCGAGCGCAAGGGGGTTGATGTCGAACAGCGGGTGTCCATGATCTGTGGGGCACTGACCCGGGACTGGGGGCAACTGTCGCTGCAAGGGGAACTGGACAGCCTGACCGGCCCTCTGTCCGATGGGCTGAAGCAACGGGTGCGGGCACATCCGACCCGGGGCATCGAGATGCTCGAACAGGCCGGGGTGACCGACGCCTGCTGGCTGGAGTCCATTCGCGCCCACCACGAAAGGCTTGATGGCTCCGGCTATCCCAATCAACTCAAGGGCGACCAGATACCTCTGGGGGGGAGGGTGCTGGCGATCGCCGATGTCTTCAGCGCCATGGGAAAACCGCGCCCCTACCGCAACCGGGTCCTGGGGCCACAGAACGCCCTGCGCGAAATCTATCTCAAGGTCGGTTCCGAAATGGACGAGTAA